The Pseudoalteromonas carrageenovora IAM 12662 DNA window TTAGTACCGCGATGCGTCGAGTTGTGCGTGAAGCACGTAAAATGGCGCAATTAGAAGCTCCCATTTTAATTACTGGCGAAACAGGTACGGGTAAAGAGTTACTCGCTCGAGCTTGCCACTATGCATCAAATCGTTCTGTTAAGCCTTTTATTGCGCTTTCTTGTGCGTCACTTCCTGATGATGTTGCTGAGTCTGAATTATTTGGCTACGCCGGATATGAAGAAAACACAGCGCCTAAACGTGGCGTATTAGAACAAGCTGATGGTGGTACTGTGTTTTTAGATGAAGTTGGCGAAATGTCGACTCAATTACAAACTAAGTTACTGCGCTTTTTGCAAGATGGCACGTTTAGAAAAGTTGGCGATGAAAACGAAGTTAAAGTAAATGTACGCATTATTGCAGCGACTCAAAAAGACTTACCAGCAATGGTTCAAGAGGGCGTCTTTAGGGAAGACTTATATTATCGCATCAATGTGTTAACCCTTGAAATAGCGCCACTCAGAGACCGAAAAGCTGATGTTGGGCCGCTGGCTGAGCACTTTATTCAAAAGTACGCACAGCAAAATGGTCATGCAATTCCATTGCTTTCACAAGAGTGTTTAAGCTTTTTACAGCAATATCCTTGGCCTGGGAATGTACGCCAGCTTGAAAATGCAATTTACCGTGCAGTATCATTGTTGGATGACAGTGAGCTACGTGTAGAGCATTTACAATTGCCTACTTTTACTCATGACCTAGGGTATTTAGAATCAGACTTTGAAGGCTCCTTAGATCAAGCAGTAAAACGCTTTGAAGCTACTTTACTTCGTAAGCTTTATCCTGCTTATCCAAGTTCACGACAGTTGGCCAAGCGTTTAGGCTTAAGCCATACCGCAGTGGCAAATAAATTGCGTGATTACGGTATTAACCGTAAAACCGTAAAGGTGTAATAATAAGTTTCATGGGCACTAGTTTTTAGTGCCCATATTTTTAGTAACCCCATCTATAGCTATTGTTTCTATACCGCCTTCATTAAAGTTCATCACTATACTTGCGTTGTTACGGGTAAAAAAGTAACTACGACCATTGAGTTCAATAACATAGTCACCTTTTACCGGATCGCTAAACTGCTGCTTTTTTAATATAACGTTATGATCGCCAATGTGCCATTCAAACTCTTTAATAAAGCCGTTGTTAAACTCCTGTACCCATACTTGGCTATCATCTTTAGCAAGTGTGATTGCAACAGAGTAAGAGCTAGGAATTTGCTCCATATTGTAACTTTTTGAGCCTATACTGAATTTTTCAGCTTGTTGCTGCCATTTAAATCCAAATTCAAATTCTTTAACTACGCCAGTTGGGTAAGTTACAGTTCCTTTGCCTGGTAACGAAAAATCGGCAAGCGCACTATAGCTAGGTGCTAACAACACAATCCCAGCAATAACATTAATATTTAATTTCATGATTTTACTTTTTATTATAATAATGATTTAAGATTAAATTAGAAAATTCGTGTTAGCAAGTGGCTGTGCTACACTCGTGTAAAATTAACTGGTAAGACCTTTGTTGTGAACCTATATATTCGACTTTTATTATTATTTTTTAAAATTAAACGCAATCAGCATTATCAAGATTTACTCGATACAGTAGATATTGATTACAAAGCGTTGCCTACTGATTGCGATATTAATATGCATCTAACAAATTCTCGCTATCTTGCGATGATGGATTTATCTCGTACGTGGATGATCGAAAGAATTGGCTTATTAAAACAAGTAATGAAACGTCGTTGGTTTCCTATAGTAAATGCCACAGCTATTACTTATATTCGTGATATTAAGCCTATGCAGCGCTATACAATAAGCACTAAATTAGTGGGCTGGGATCATAAATATTTTTACATAGAGCAAAAGTTTCATTCAGAGCGTGGCTTACATGCTGTTGCATATGTACGAGGTGTGTTTAAAAATAAAAAAGGTATTGTAAGTATTGAAGAAATGCTTGAAGTAGCTGGTTTTGAAGGCCAAACTCCTATTTTACCAAGCGAAGTTATGCACTGGAAAGAAATGCTAGAGCAGAAAAAAATAACTAACTTACCTAAGTAGCTCTAACTCATATAGGCGCTTAGCGCCTATTTATGCTTTTACGTTTAACTTACCTTGAAAGTCTTGCCATCCAGGTGGAAATTGCCCTCTTAACACATACGAAAAAGCAATTAACTCGGCAATCACATAATAGAGCTCTTTGGGTATTTCTTCACCAAGTTTTAAGTGTGAGAGTGTTTTAGCGAGCGCCTCATCTTGGTGGATCATAATCCCTTTTTGCTTAGCCGCTGCTATTATTTCATCTGCTAATTCACCAAAACCTTTTACACTGACTGTAGGTGAGTTGCCTGCTTCGTATAAAAGGCCGATGGCTGATTTATCGTTAGATGCATTGCTCATAATTAAACCTTAATGTTAATAATGGCGTGAGATTTATAAAAATCGCTGTGTTTAGCATCGCCTCTTTTTAAATTTAGTTCACCTACTTGTAAGCCGTGCTTAGCCAGTTTTGAACGTAGGTTATCTAAATGCGGGTGAGCAATAGCACTTACCTCTTGGCTTGAGGCGAGTAGCTGGCAATCAAGTGCTTTATCCATTAACTCTGCCGTTATTTGTAGTTGCCCAAGTTGCGCGTAATCAAAATTTAGCCTTACAAACCATACATTTTTATCTTCTAATTTATCTGCACTTGGTTTTTTATATTGCCCTAGGGTTATTTCGGTTTGCCCAGCTTCTGGTGGCAGTTTCATAGGAAACAAAAACTGCGCTAGCGGGTTTGTATCAGTTTGTTGATTAGGAGTAAGCGCACTAACTTGAGTAAGCGTGTTTTTTACTTGTACTATTTCGCTTGCCAATGCTTGTACTTGAGCTTGTTGTAATTGCTCAAGTATTTTGGGGCCAGTATTACCTGTTTTAAATGTAGGGATGAGTACTTGCAGTAGGGCATCTAAACCAGTTTGATTATTAAAGGTCAAAGGCGTGACTGATTGGCTAATAATAGGGGCAGCTAAAATACTAACAGCCACTTGCTCAAGCCCTTTACTAAAGCTACTTTGCAATGATTCGCTTGAAAGCAATGTTGGCTGTATGGTTGCTAATATCTCACGTTGAACAGTCGCAGGATTTATATTGCTACTCGATACCATTCTATTAAATGCCTGATTAACTAGGCGAGTTAGATCAGGAGTGTTCTGTGTGGCTTTATGTGCTATTTCTGCAATTTGGCTACTTAGCAAAGGTTTATCAGTCACTATATTTGGCGCTGTTACTGGTAAGCTTAATAATTTACTGAAAAGCTTAGCTTCAATAGGCTGTAACATTTGGCTTCGTGAAGGCATTTCTCCGGGTAAAAATTGTTTAACGCTCGCTTGAGTTGACTGTGACATTGATGGTTTTTGGTTATCAGCCACAGCAGCGGTTAGCTGACTTTGCAAGCCTTGTAATGTTTTAGGCTGCAGTTCAGGGATTTTTGTAATTAATGGTGCGGCCTTTTGCTCAACAGCAATTTTTTCATCAACGGGTTTAGTTATTGCGGGTGTGTGAACTGTGTTTTGTTGTGGCGTATTTAAAGGTGTTTGACTTGGTTGAACAGTGTGTGAAGAGGATTGCCAAACATTTACCCTTGCTTTAACTAATTGTGTTAACTGCATTAAAGCAGGTAGTTGATTAAAGTGTTTTTGTAGTGGTGGTGCTTCCAGGTTTTTAACTTTATTTAGTGTGTTATCTATATGGTCAGTAATATTTATTTGCGTTATTAAAGGTTTACCTAGTTGCTTTAAATCTTGAGTTGATGTGGTTTGGTTTTGCTCAGTGGTATTAGCACTCAATGAGTGTTTTGAACTGTCAGTAAAAGGTCTGCTTTCAAAATATTTAACAGCGTCGTTAATGCGGGTTTTAAAATCACTAAAGCTTGTTTGTAGCCACGACTTTATAGGGCTGTTCGTGCCAACTAAAGGGCTTAGCGTATTGTTTAAAGCCTCAGATGGTAAAGCGCTTGGTTGAGCACTCACAATGTTGTTAAACGCCTTAGTAAATGAGTTATTAAGGGTTACTTGCATTGTATTTATTTGTGTTTTTATTAAAACTTTGTCGGCTTGATTGGACAAGCCTACTTTTAAAGGGGTGTTCGGCAATTCGCTCACTTGTTTGTTATTTAAAGGTATTGTGAATGAGCCTTGTTTTTGTGGATGCGTTAAAATAGCAAGTTTGGGTGTTGTTTTTAGCTCCGCACTTGGTAATAAAGCTGTTAGTAGTTTAGCTAATTTTGTTTGCGTTAAGGGCTGTGAATGCACGGTATCTGCAAATCGATTTACAGCATTAAGTTGAGCGCCTTTATTATTTGTACTCACGATTACTTTTAAAGGTTGCTCCGATGAAAGTATTTGCGCCACGTCTTTATTTATAGCAATACTGGCATTGAGTTTTTCAATAACTAGCTTAGGTGAAGGCGAAAGCACTATTTGTGCTGGCATAGGTTTGCTTTCTACCTCGGTGCCTGTATTTATGTAATTAAGTAAACGCTGTAATTGCGCAGGCTGGTTTAATGACACTGTTGTATTATTTGGCGTTATAGTGAGTTGTTTACCATCGAGGCTTAATTGAATATTTGCACTTGCTATTTTTTGGGTACTTGGTGCTTCACTTGAGGTGCCCAATCTAATTGTTTGCCAATGTTTATCTACAAATACATCAAGCGTGATTGAGCCTTTACTAAATTGAATGTTTTTGGCCGCAATAACCTCATCTGGTAATTGTGTTAATTCATTAGTGTGCTTGTTGGTCGTTTGATTGTTAACCAATGAATTAGATAATGTTATTTGCGTTGGTGTATTCATTATTTTAAATCAAGTTTTCGTTAATCGATTATAAAGCAATATTCGTATTACCCTATCATTATGGTAGACTAACGCCTAATTTTTGGCATAGAGAATCGTCATCTTGTTACACATTAAGTCCGTCACCTGCATCAAGCAAGATCGTTGTTTGTTTGCGGATCTTAATTTTAGCCTTAATAGCGGTCAAATCATGCAATTAGCGGGTCCTAATGGGGCTGGTAAAACATCGTTATTGCGTATTGTCGCGGGTTTTTCTGTGCCTGACGAAGGCGCTGTTTTATTCAATCAGCAGCCAATTAATAAGTACTATGAAGAGTATGCACAAGAGCTGCTATTCATCGGTCATAAAACTGGGGTTAATACGCAGCTCACCGCAATTGAAAATGTACAATATTGGTTGCAAATTAATGGCTATCAAGACACTCCCGATTTATACCCTATTTTAGCAAAGCTTGGCTTGGTTGGCCTTGAAGACGTGCCGGTAAGAATGCTCTCTGCAGGGCAGCAAAGGCGCGTGGCGCTGGTGCGGTTATGGCTAAGTGATTGCAAACTTTGGGTATTAGATGAGCCATTTACCGCCCTTGATAAAAGCGGCGTAGCTTACTTGCAGCAACGCTTTGGTGAGCATTTAAAAACCGGTGGCGCTATTTTATTAACGACCCATCAAGACTTAACCACTCACTTTGATAACTTGCAAACGGTTACGTTGGAGTATCGTCACTAATGACTCGTCAACACTCTTACTGGCAGCTATTTAGCGCGGTGTTTAGTAAAGATGTAAAGCTTGCATTTCGCCAGCGTGCTGAAATAGTTAATCCTATTTTATTCTTTTTGATTGTTATTTCGTTATTTCCGTTAGCAATTGGGCCTGAGCCCGGTCTACTTGCGAGAATGGCGCCCGGTATTATCTGGGTTGCAGCGCTACTTTCTACCATGCTTGGGCTCGATAAGTTATTTAGAGATGACTATAACGATGGCTCATTAGAGCAGTTAATTGCCTCTTCTTACCCGCTATCTTTATCAGTTTTAGGCAAAGTGGCTGCGCATTGGGTTGTAACAGGGCTACCTCTTGTATTAATGACTCCGCTTTTTGCCTTATTACTAAATTTAGAAAGCCAATCATTACTGGCAACCGTATTAACATTATTATTAGGTACGCCATTATTAAGCTTTATAGGCGCAATAGGTGCGGGCCTGACTGTAGGATTACAAAAGGGCGGCATTTTAATGAGTTTACTGGTATTGCCTTTGTATATTCCTGTTTTAATTTTTGCAACGTCTGCTATCGACACCAGCTCTATGTCGCTGGATTATAGTGGGCAGCTTGCCATCCTTGGTGCCATGTTAGTTATTGCTATTATAAGTGCGCCAATTGCCATATCGTCAGCTTTAAAAGTGAGTGTAAGTTAATGTGGAAGTGGTTACATCCCTATGCTAAAGCGGAGCGTGCATATCAGCTATGCAATACGTTACTGCCTTATTTTGCCGTCGTTACGGTTATTACTATGATTGTTGGTTGGGTTTGGGGGTTAGGTTTTGCCCCTGCCGATTACCAACAAAAAGATAGTTACCGTATTATTTTTATTCATGTGCCTTCAGCTATTTTATCCATGGGCGCGTATTCCTCAATGGCGATAGCCGCAATTGTTGCACTTGTTTGGCAGTTACGTAATGCAGAACTTGCAGTAATTGCTATTGCGCCAGTAGGGGCGTGTATAACTGCCATTGCACTTATAACCGGTGCCGCATGGGGTAAACCTATGTGGGGAGCATGGTGGGTATGGGATGCACGTTTAACTTCAGAGCTTATTTTATTGTTTTTATATTTGGGAGTGCTTTCGCTTTACCATGCTTTTGAAGATAAAAAATCAGCTGGCCGTGCGGCTTCAATTTTAGCAATTGTAGGGGTTATTAATTTACCTATTATTCATTACTCAGTAGAGTGGTGGAATACGCTACACCAAGGTGCAACTATTACAAAACTCGACACAAAAGCAATTGACCCTAGTATGTTTTGGCCACTCATGGTGAATATTTTAGCGTTTGCAGCATTTGTAGGTACTGTGACTTTAATTCGTCTTAAAAATGAAATTTTACAACGTGAAAAGCATCGCCCTTGGGTGCGAGCGTTGTTAAATAAGGGGTAGTTATGCAGTTTGACTCTTTTTCAGATTTTATTGCTATGGGAGGCTATGGATTTTATGTATGGCTTTCTTTTGGTGCATGCGCACTTATTTTACTCGGTATTTTATTAAACTCTCTTAGAGATACTAAACGTATTATGGCCTCTGTAGAGCAACAAATAATACGCGAAGAAAGAATTAAAAAAGCTAAGCAGGAACAAACATCATGAACCCACGACGTAAAAAACGCCTATTAGTGATTATTGCCGTACTGTTTGGTATAGGTACTTCTATTGGTCTTGTGTTGTATGCACTACAAGAAAACATAAACTTGTTTTACACACCAAGTGAATTAATTGACGGTAAAGGCCCAAATAAAGAAAAACCACACATAGGTCAAAAGTTAAGAATTGGCGGTATGGTCGTGCCTGGCACTGTTGAGCGAAACGAGCAAAGTTTACAAGTAAGCTTTAAGCTCATTGATACAGGCCCATTAGTAACTGTTCGCTATCAGGGTATTTTGCCAGACTTATTTCGCGAAGGGCAAGGGATTGTAGCGCAAGGAGTTTTAGTTGAACCTAATGTAATTGAGGCCTTTGAGGTGCTTGCAAAGCATGATGAAGAATACATGCCAGCAGAAGTTGCTGAAGCAGTAAAAGGCATCAAGCACGAAAAACCAAAATACAACCTAGATAGCGGTAATTAATATGATCCCAGAACTTGGTTATTTTTCTTTAACGCTTGCCATGGTGCTTAGCGTTTTACTGTGTATTTTTCCGCTTTGGGGCGCGCATACCGGTAATCTTCGTTTAATGCGTGCAGCCCCTTCATTAGCTGTTGGGCAATTTGCTTTTGTACTACTTTCGTTTGCAGCGCTTATTTATGCCAGTTTAACGGATGATTTTACCGTATCGTATGTGGCGTATCATTCTAGTAGTACATTACCTTGGTATTATAAAGTTACCTCTACTTGGGGGGGCCATGAAGGCGCCATTTTATTGTGGCTAGTTATGCAAGCAGGGTGGACTGCAGCGGTAGCTGTGCGCTCTAAATCGCTGCCATGGGTATTACGTGCGCGTGTATTGGGTGTGCTTGGATTTTTAGGTGTAGGTTTTATGATGTACACCTTATTACTTTCAAGTCCTTTTGAGCGTTTATTACCTTATTTTCCAGTTGAGGGGCGCGACTTAAACCCGCTACTTCAGGACCCTGGGATGATTATTCATCCACCATTGCTGTACATGGGTTATGTTGGGCTATCGGTTGCTTTTTCTTTTGCTATTGCCGCACTTTTAACAGGCAAGCTTGATAATACATGGGCTAAATGGTCACGCCCATGGACAATGACCGCTTGGGGTTTCTTAGGGTTAGGTCTTACTATTGGCAGTTGGTGGGCTTATTCAGAGCTTGGCTGGGGCGGCTGGTGGTTTTGGGATCCAGTAGAAAATGCAGCGCTAATGCCTTGGCTTGTAGCCACTGCATTACTGCACTCTCTGAGCGTAACCGAAAAACGCGGTATTTTTAAATCGTGGACGGTATTATTGGCTATAGCTGGTTTTTCATTAAGCTTGTTAGGCACCTTTATTGTGCGCTCGGGCATTATTGTATCGGTGCATGCGTTTGCTACCGATCCTGATAGGGGCTTATTTATACTCGCCTTTTTAGGTGTGGTTGTCGGTGGCGGCTTAGCTTTGTATGCACTGCGTGTATCGCAGGTATACAGCGAAGGTCGATACAAGTTTGTATCGCGCGAAGTGGCGTTGTGGCTCAATAATATATTTTTAGTGGTTGCTACATTAATTGTTATGTTAGGTACGCTATTACCTATGGTCCATAAAGAAATGGGCTTAGGTAGCATTTCTATTGGCGAACCGTTTTTTAATAAAATGTTTGCCATTTTATTAGTGCCTTTTGCAATTTTAATGGGCATAGGGCCATTTTTACGCTGGAAGCAAAATAAATGGGCTTTTTTGCAAAACAAAATTTTAATGGGTGTATTAGTAAGTGTAGTAATAACCTGCACTTGGTTATTCTCAAGTTACGAGATCGTAAAGCCACTTACATTATTAGCGACAACGCTTGCAGTTTGGGTTGCTTTATCAACAGGGATTGATATTTACACCAAAGCAGCTGTGCATGGCACCTTAATAGAAGGTTTAAAACGCTTTACTGTAAGTTATTGGGCTATGGTGCTTGGGCACATTGGTATTGCATTTATTATTGCTGGTGTATCACTTACGTCTGCTTATTCAGTTGAACGCGATGTATCAATGAAACCAGGTGACACAGCTCAGCTTAACGAATATGAATATCGCTTTGATGGCGTTAAGACTATTAGAGGGCCAAATTACAGTGGTCATGCAGGCGTTGTATCAGTTCTTAAAAATAATGAGCTAGTAACACGTTTACACGCTGAAAAACGCAAATATGACATCGGAATGCAATTTATGACCGAGGCTGCAATAGATGCTGGTTTTAAACGTGATTTATATTTAGCGTTAGGTGAGCAGCTTAGTGGCGATGCATGGTCACTTAGAATTTACCATAAACCATTTGTTCGCTGGATTTGGATTGGTGGTGTACTAATGTCATTCGCAGGGTTTATGATTTTATTTGATAAACGCTATCGTACATCAGCTAAAACAGCGCGTAAGGCTGAATCGGAGAGTGCTTTATGAATCGTAAACTTTTAGCTATTGCACCGCTTTTAGTGTTTGCTTTTGTATGTGTATTTTTATACCAAGGGTTATTTGCAAACCCGCGAGAGATTCAAACTGGGCGACTAGGCCAAGATATGCCAGCGTTTAACCTGCCTGATTTAATGCAAGACGACAAACGCTGGACTAACGAGTCGTTAAAAGGCGAGGTGTATTTACTTAATGTGTGGGGCACATGGTGCCCAACATGTTTGGTAGAGCTTGGCTATTTAACTAAGTTACGTGAGCAAGGCGTTAAAATTATTGGCCTTTATTATGTACAAGGTTACGATGCTGACTTTGATGGCCCATTTGATATGCAGGCTTTGCGCACAGATGTAACAGATATGCTTGGTCGCGCGGGTGATCCGTATCAATTTAATATTTTAGACTTGCACCGAACGCTTTCGCTTGATTTAGGCGTGTCGGGTGCGCCAGAAACATTTTTAGTTGATAAAAATGGCAAGATACTACTGCATCATACGGGCGATATAAATCCTCGGGTATGGCGCGCTAAATTTGCACCCGTTATGCAGGAGCTAAATTAATGAGATTTTTTCTATTAAGCCTTAGTTTTTTTATAAGCATGGCCGCAAACGCTGAACTTGATCGTTATCAGTTTGATAATAATGAGCAAGCAGTGCGTTTTGAAGAATTAACTAAAGAGCTTCGCTGCCCTAAATGCCAAAATCAGAATATTGCTGATTCGGATGCTGTTGTTGCTAAAGATTTACGCGATAAAGTTTTGGTACTTGTAAAAGAGGGCAAAACAAAAGACGAAGTAATTGACTACATGATTGATAGGTACGGCTACTTTGTTCACTACGATCCTCCTGTTACACCGGCTACGCTCGTGCTTTGGGTGTTACCAGTACTCATAGTGATTATTGGTTTTGGCTTTATTGTAATTCGTCAGCGTAAAGCGTCTGTAAAGCAAACGTGGAGCAGTAGCGATGAAGCATTGCTTGCAAAGCTAATCGCTGATAACAAACGTCAGGAGCAAAGTTAATGATTTTAATGTGGGCGTGTTTTGCTTTACTCACACTAATTGCTATCGCATTCGTGGCGTTACCTTTTTTACAAAAAGAGCGAGTGCAAACTATTACGCACAACGCTAATGCTGAGCTTATCAGTATATATGAGCAGCGTTTAGTTGAATTACAAACCGATTTAGATAACCAACGTATAGATTTAAAAAATCATAATGAATCGGTTATTGAGTTAAAACGCCGTTTGCTTAACGAGTTATCACCTGAAAAATCGTTAAACAGCAAAGGTAATAACCGTATATTTGCATTAACGGGTGCTGCTTTTGTTATTGCTTTGACCGGTGTGTTTTATACATTTACCGGAAGTGAGCAACAAATTTCTGCATGGCATGATGCAATGGACAATCTTGCTGATTACGGTGAACGTGCTGTTATGCAAAAAGGAGAGCCACTTAGTCAAAATGAGCTACAAGCATTTGCTTTAGCACTTAGAACAAAGCTTAGCCAAACAGGCGATGATGAAGTTGCTTGGATGTTATTAGGCCGCGTTGCTATGTCACTTAATGAGTTTGATATGGCGCAGCAGTCGTTTGATAAAGCACTGCAAATGAACCCTGATAACATGCAAGTGTTAATAAGCTTCAGCCAAGTTTTATTGCTTGAGGGCAGCGAAGCTAACATGACCCGTGCAGCGGGTATGCTTTCAAAGGTATTAAAAGTTGAGCCTACTAATTTAGATGCAATATCGTTATTAGCGTTAATAGCTTATGAGCGAAAAGATTGGCCTCAAGCTAAAGCTGCGTTTGAAGTGCTTCTTGCCAGTATGCAAAAAAATGATACACGTTATGAAATGATAGCAGGACGTATCGCTGATATCGAAGAGCAAATGCAAGCAGAAGGCTCTGTTTTACCCGTTACAACACAAAGTGTTATTAATGTAACAGTAAAACTGACAGATGAGCTTAAACAACAACAACCAGAAAGTGGTATTTTATTTGTGTTTGCAAAAGCAGCGCAGGGCTCACCCATGCCGCTGGCTGTTGTAAAGCTTAAAGAGTATAGCTTTCCAATGAGCGTGCAATTAACAGATGCGAATGCAATGGTTGCTGGGTTAAACTTATCAAGTGCACAAGATATCGTTATATCTGCGCGAATATCTAAAGATGAATCGGTTATGCCAAGTTCGGGTGAGCTAGAAGGGCATTCAGATAAACTAACACGTAAAAATGTAAGTGACTACACACTTACAGTTGATACATTAATACCTTAAGGACATTAGATGTTAAAGCATAGTTTTACTTTTTTGTGTTTACTGATACTTGCAGGGTGTGCGCAAGTACCAGAAAATAAAGTGGATGAACGAGATCCACTACAAAATATTAACCGTCCATTGTACGACTTTAATATGGATGTACTTGATGCCTATATTCTACGTCCTGTCGCTGTAGGGTACGTTGAAGTAACGCCTGTCCCGGTTAGGAATTCAATAGTGAACTTCACTGATAATATTTCTGCACCAGTGGACATGATTAACGCTGGCCTTCAAGGTAAACCAGGCAATGCAAGTGTGAGCCTCGCCCGCTTTTTAGTGAATTCAACTGTAGGTATATTTGGTATATTTGATGTAGCTAGTTCATTAGGTTTGAATCATGTAGATGAAGATTTTGGACAAACGTTAGGTGTGTGGGGCGTAGGAGACGGCGCCTATTTAATGCTGCCTGCAATGGGACCAACAACTGCACGTAACTTAACAGGTGACGTAGTTGATAACTTTGTTTTACCGGAAGTCGCGCTTACTACACCACAAACTATTTTAGTGTTTGTATTAAAAGCTGTAGAAGCTAGAGCGTCACTTATCCCTCAAGAAGGCTTATTAAATGATTCACTTGATCCGTACCTTTTTGTAAAAGATATTTATTTTCAGCGTCAAATTTATGAACTATATGACGGTAACCCGCCGATTAAAGAAGAACCTGAAGACTTTGATGAAGACTTCTTAGAAAGTCTATAAGCGTAATTATGGCTTAAGTGTTTAGCTAACTATAACAAAAATGCCAGCAAATATGCTGGCAAATATGCTGGCATTTTTAGTTTCAAATTACAGGTTATTATTCGTTAACCATTAACTGCATTTGCTCACTTACCCAACC harbors:
- the ccmA gene encoding cytochrome c biogenesis heme-transporting ATPase CcmA, which produces MLHIKSVTCIKQDRCLFADLNFSLNSGQIMQLAGPNGAGKTSLLRIVAGFSVPDEGAVLFNQQPINKYYEEYAQELLFIGHKTGVNTQLTAIENVQYWLQINGYQDTPDLYPILAKLGLVGLEDVPVRMLSAGQQRRVALVRLWLSDCKLWVLDEPFTALDKSGVAYLQQRFGEHLKTGGAILLTTHQDLTTHFDNLQTVTLEYRH
- the ccmE gene encoding cytochrome c maturation protein CcmE, translated to MNPRRKKRLLVIIAVLFGIGTSIGLVLYALQENINLFYTPSELIDGKGPNKEKPHIGQKLRIGGMVVPGTVERNEQSLQVSFKLIDTGPLVTVRYQGILPDLFREGQGIVAQGVLVEPNVIEAFEVLAKHDEEYMPAEVAEAVKGIKHEKPKYNLDSGN
- a CDS encoding heme ABC transporter permease, which translates into the protein MWKWLHPYAKAERAYQLCNTLLPYFAVVTVITMIVGWVWGLGFAPADYQQKDSYRIIFIHVPSAILSMGAYSSMAIAAIVALVWQLRNAELAVIAIAPVGACITAIALITGAAWGKPMWGAWWVWDARLTSELILLFLYLGVLSLYHAFEDKKSAGRAASILAIVGVINLPIIHYSVEWWNTLHQGATITKLDTKAIDPSMFWPLMVNILAFAAFVGTVTLIRLKNEILQREKHRPWVRALLNKG
- a CDS encoding thioesterase family protein, producing MNLYIRLLLLFFKIKRNQHYQDLLDTVDIDYKALPTDCDINMHLTNSRYLAMMDLSRTWMIERIGLLKQVMKRRWFPIVNATAITYIRDIKPMQRYTISTKLVGWDHKYFYIEQKFHSERGLHAVAYVRGVFKNKKGIVSIEEMLEVAGFEGQTPILPSEVMHWKEMLEQKKITNLPK
- the ccmD gene encoding heme exporter protein CcmD, coding for MQFDSFSDFIAMGGYGFYVWLSFGACALILLGILLNSLRDTKRIMASVEQQIIREERIKKAKQEQTS
- the tyrR gene encoding transcriptional regulator TyrR, yielding MRLDIHCADRIGIAQEILNILVNYSVDLKGIEVDSVNCRMYVSFPEIEFEQFQKIMPSIRLIDGVHDVRTTAFLPSEREHNELNTLLRALPDGVISIDAKGWVRLCNDAACKDLQLIEKEVIGANINNLLKGFNFTRWLEGKEVLGQTTRVEVAGEDFIADILPIAVPQGGEGDVLAGAVINIKSQSRLGQQVSAFRRYGQESFATIHNFSTAMRRVVREARKMAQLEAPILITGETGTGKELLARACHYASNRSVKPFIALSCASLPDDVAESELFGYAGYEENTAPKRGVLEQADGGTVFLDEVGEMSTQLQTKLLRFLQDGTFRKVGDENEVKVNVRIIAATQKDLPAMVQEGVFREDLYYRINVLTLEIAPLRDRKADVGPLAEHFIQKYAQQNGHAIPLLSQECLSFLQQYPWPGNVRQLENAIYRAVSLLDDSELRVEHLQLPTFTHDLGYLESDFEGSLDQAVKRFEATLLRKLYPAYPSSRQLAKRLGLSHTAVANKLRDYGINRKTVKV
- the fliK gene encoding flagellar hook-length control protein FliK, giving the protein MNTPTQITLSNSLVNNQTTNKHTNELTQLPDEVIAAKNIQFSKGSITLDVFVDKHWQTIRLGTSSEAPSTQKIASANIQLSLDGKQLTITPNNTTVSLNQPAQLQRLLNYINTGTEVESKPMPAQIVLSPSPKLVIEKLNASIAINKDVAQILSSEQPLKVIVSTNNKGAQLNAVNRFADTVHSQPLTQTKLAKLLTALLPSAELKTTPKLAILTHPQKQGSFTIPLNNKQVSELPNTPLKVGLSNQADKVLIKTQINTMQVTLNNSFTKAFNNIVSAQPSALPSEALNNTLSPLVGTNSPIKSWLQTSFSDFKTRINDAVKYFESRPFTDSSKHSLSANTTEQNQTTSTQDLKQLGKPLITQINITDHIDNTLNKVKNLEAPPLQKHFNQLPALMQLTQLVKARVNVWQSSSHTVQPSQTPLNTPQQNTVHTPAITKPVDEKIAVEQKAAPLITKIPELQPKTLQGLQSQLTAAVADNQKPSMSQSTQASVKQFLPGEMPSRSQMLQPIEAKLFSKLLSLPVTAPNIVTDKPLLSSQIAEIAHKATQNTPDLTRLVNQAFNRMVSSSNINPATVQREILATIQPTLLSSESLQSSFSKGLEQVAVSILAAPIISQSVTPLTFNNQTGLDALLQVLIPTFKTGNTGPKILEQLQQAQVQALASEIVQVKNTLTQVSALTPNQQTDTNPLAQFLFPMKLPPEAGQTEITLGQYKKPSADKLEDKNVWFVRLNFDYAQLGQLQITAELMDKALDCQLLASSQEVSAIAHPHLDNLRSKLAKHGLQVGELNLKRGDAKHSDFYKSHAIINIKV
- a CDS encoding EscU/YscU/HrcU family type III secretion system export apparatus switch protein, which translates into the protein MSNASNDKSAIGLLYEAGNSPTVSVKGFGELADEIIAAAKQKGIMIHQDEALAKTLSHLKLGEEIPKELYYVIAELIAFSYVLRGQFPPGWQDFQGKLNVKA
- the ccmB gene encoding heme exporter protein CcmB, whose translation is MTRQHSYWQLFSAVFSKDVKLAFRQRAEIVNPILFFLIVISLFPLAIGPEPGLLARMAPGIIWVAALLSTMLGLDKLFRDDYNDGSLEQLIASSYPLSLSVLGKVAAHWVVTGLPLVLMTPLFALLLNLESQSLLATVLTLLLGTPLLSFIGAIGAGLTVGLQKGGILMSLLVLPLYIPVLIFATSAIDTSSMSLDYSGQLAILGAMLVIAIISAPIAISSALKVSVS